One window from the genome of Micropterus dolomieu isolate WLL.071019.BEF.003 ecotype Adirondacks unplaced genomic scaffold, ASM2129224v1 contig_14794, whole genome shotgun sequence encodes:
- the LOC123967019 gene encoding BCAS3 microtubule associated cell migration factor-like isoform X1 codes for MASDSPRRPSRCAGGVLVRAQAATEQSYMESVVTFLQDVVPQAYTGAPPTDEKEKIIWVRFEKADINDAARNPEFMEMHSGTTDPPLCLMIGYTDGMQIWSVSLAGEAQELFSVRHGPVRAARILPAPHISPLKTDSFADKRPLLGVCKSTGSSGCFSFRRAPGVT; via the exons ATGGCATCGGACTCTCCACGCAGACCTAGTCGCTGTGCTGGAGGGGTTCTGGTGCGAGCGCAAGCTGCTAC GGAGCAGTCTTACATGGAAAGTGTGGTGACCTTCCTACAAGATGTGGTTCCCCAG GCTTACACTGGGGCTCCCCCCACtgatgaaaaagagaaaatcatTTGGGTGCGATTTGAGAAAGCTGACATCAATG ATGCTGCCCGCAATCCAGAGTTTATGGAGATGCACAGCGGTACTACTGACCCTCCTCTCTGCCTCATGATTGGCTACACTGACGGGATGCAGATCTGGAGCGTATCT TTGGCAGGGGAAGCCCAGGAGCTGTTCTCGGTGCGTCATGGTCCTGTGCGAGCTGCGCGCATTCTGCCTGCTCCTCATATCA gtCCTCTGAAGACAGACAGTTTTGCTGACAAGAGGCCACTGCTGGGGGTTTGCAAGAGCACAGGGTCCTCTGG
- the LOC123967019 gene encoding BCAS3 microtubule associated cell migration factor-like isoform X2, with protein MASDSPRRPSRCAGGVLVRAQAATEQSYMESVVTFLQDVVPQAYTGAPPTDEKEKIIWVRFEKADINDAARNPEFMEMHSGTTDPPLCLMIGYTDGMQIWSVSLAGEAQELFSVRHGPVRAARILPAPHISPLKTDSFADKRPLLGVCKSTGSSGFCFSIQ; from the exons ATGGCATCGGACTCTCCACGCAGACCTAGTCGCTGTGCTGGAGGGGTTCTGGTGCGAGCGCAAGCTGCTAC GGAGCAGTCTTACATGGAAAGTGTGGTGACCTTCCTACAAGATGTGGTTCCCCAG GCTTACACTGGGGCTCCCCCCACtgatgaaaaagagaaaatcatTTGGGTGCGATTTGAGAAAGCTGACATCAATG ATGCTGCCCGCAATCCAGAGTTTATGGAGATGCACAGCGGTACTACTGACCCTCCTCTCTGCCTCATGATTGGCTACACTGACGGGATGCAGATCTGGAGCGTATCT TTGGCAGGGGAAGCCCAGGAGCTGTTCTCGGTGCGTCATGGTCCTGTGCGAGCTGCGCGCATTCTGCCTGCTCCTCATATCA gtCCTCTGAAGACAGACAGTTTTGCTGACAAGAGGCCACTGCTGGGGGTTTGCAAGAGCACAGGGTCCTCTGG